From Methylobacterium radiodurans, a single genomic window includes:
- a CDS encoding EcsC family protein — protein sequence MSDLIRADETLPAPIEPASVELSPEDLAALRRAVRALEQPGLAARLSAAAGAPLDMIGRSLPAPVTEVVGRSTEAAMRGALRVALATLPRKQVVAGDGEGGGTAVEVAVKAEERIESRLARLFGSSETAHKALAAVSGAVGGAFGLATLAVELPVSTTIMLRSIAEIAREEGEDLETPEGALACVQVFALGGRPGQSLTESGYFAVRAALAKTMAEAARYAGSKTLLDQSAPALVRLTAQIAARFGIVVSQKVAAQAVPILGAVGGATVNTAFMNHFQTMARGHFTVRRLERAYGQDAVRAAYEREKAMLGIA from the coding sequence GTGAGCGACCTCATCCGCGCCGACGAGACCCTGCCGGCCCCGATCGAGCCGGCGAGCGTCGAACTGAGCCCCGAGGATCTGGCGGCGCTGCGCCGCGCCGTGCGCGCGCTGGAGCAGCCGGGCCTCGCAGCGCGGCTCTCGGCGGCGGCAGGCGCCCCCCTCGACATGATCGGCCGCTCGCTGCCGGCACCCGTGACGGAGGTGGTCGGCCGCAGCACGGAGGCCGCGATGCGCGGCGCCCTGCGGGTGGCGCTGGCGACCCTGCCGCGCAAGCAGGTTGTGGCGGGCGACGGGGAGGGAGGCGGCACCGCGGTCGAGGTCGCCGTCAAGGCCGAGGAGCGGATCGAGAGCCGGCTCGCGCGGCTGTTCGGGTCGAGCGAGACCGCCCACAAGGCGCTCGCCGCCGTGTCGGGCGCGGTCGGCGGGGCTTTCGGCCTCGCCACGCTCGCGGTGGAATTGCCGGTATCGACCACGATCATGCTGCGCTCGATCGCCGAGATCGCCCGGGAGGAGGGCGAGGATCTGGAGACGCCGGAGGGCGCGCTCGCCTGCGTGCAGGTCTTCGCGCTGGGCGGCCGGCCCGGGCAGAGCCTCACCGAGAGCGGCTATTTCGCGGTGCGCGCCGCGCTCGCCAAGACCATGGCGGAGGCCGCCCGCTACGCCGGCAGCAAGACGCTGCTGGACCAGAGCGCGCCCGCCCTGGTGCGCCTCACGGCGCAGATCGCCGCGCGCTTCGGCATCGTGGTCTCGCAGAAGGTCGCCGCACAGGCCGTGCCGATCCTCGGCGCGGTGGGCGGCGCCACGGTCAACACCGCCTTCATGAACCATTTCCAGACGATGGCCCGCGGGCACTTCACCGTGCGTCGCCTGGAGCGCGCCTACGGCCAGGACGCGGTGCGGGCCGCCTACGAGCGCGAGAAGGCGATGCTCGGGATCGCCTGA
- a CDS encoding AmpG family muropeptide MFS transporter, which yields MHTGTKAAPRPASVRPRLRLRDVLEDARIALMLALGFACGLPILLVFSTLSAWLATAGIQRTSIGLLSYVSFAYSLKFLWAPVIDRADLPFLSRRLGRRRSWMVLSQVVVAAGLLGMSQGDPAASLSFMVICALVTAFASATQDIVVDSWRIDAAPTERQGVMLAAYQLGYAIARAFAGAGALYIAQGAGWSLAYGAMAALMLVGLTAAFLAPRQDPVTVEGERRSLGTTLRVAVVDPFSDLVRRKGARLVLILALIMLYRLPDIISGVMAQPFYIEQGFTLTEIANVTKVYGVIVGVVGALAGGWAVIRFGLQASLLFGGIVAAASNLMFSWLALSGHDTMLFVLSISIDNFAGNFAGTALIAYMSSLASPAFVATQYALLSSLYALPGKFVGGFSGFMVDAMGYPIFFAASAGIGIPVALLCLALIALKEGAAEPEPAPVPEAEAIAAKA from the coding sequence ATGCACACAGGAACGAAAGCCGCGCCGCGGCCCGCCTCCGTCAGGCCGCGCCTGCGCCTGCGCGACGTGCTGGAGGACGCGCGCATCGCCCTGATGCTGGCGCTGGGCTTCGCCTGCGGCCTGCCGATCCTGCTCGTGTTCTCGACGCTCTCAGCATGGCTGGCCACCGCCGGCATCCAGCGCACCAGCATCGGATTGCTCTCCTACGTCTCCTTCGCCTACTCGCTGAAGTTCCTCTGGGCCCCGGTGATCGACCGGGCCGACCTGCCGTTCCTCTCCCGCCGGCTCGGGCGCCGTCGCTCTTGGATGGTGCTGTCGCAGGTGGTCGTCGCGGCGGGCCTTCTCGGCATGAGCCAGGGCGACCCGGCCGCCTCGCTCAGCTTCATGGTGATCTGCGCGCTCGTCACCGCCTTTGCCTCAGCGACGCAGGACATCGTGGTCGATTCCTGGCGCATCGACGCCGCGCCGACCGAGCGGCAGGGCGTGATGCTGGCCGCCTACCAGCTCGGCTACGCCATCGCCCGGGCCTTCGCGGGGGCGGGCGCCCTCTACATCGCGCAAGGCGCGGGCTGGAGCCTCGCCTACGGGGCGATGGCGGCGCTGATGCTGGTCGGCCTGACCGCCGCCTTCCTGGCCCCGCGCCAGGATCCGGTCACCGTCGAGGGCGAGCGCCGCTCGCTCGGCACGACGCTCCGGGTCGCGGTGGTCGATCCCTTCTCGGACCTCGTCCGTCGGAAAGGCGCCCGGCTGGTGCTGATCCTGGCGCTCATCATGCTCTACCGCCTGCCCGACATCATCTCGGGCGTGATGGCCCAGCCCTTCTACATCGAGCAGGGCTTCACCCTCACCGAGATCGCCAACGTCACCAAGGTCTACGGCGTGATCGTCGGGGTGGTGGGGGCGCTGGCCGGGGGCTGGGCGGTGATCCGCTTCGGGCTCCAGGCCTCGCTCCTGTTCGGCGGCATCGTGGCGGCGGCCTCGAACCTGATGTTCTCCTGGCTCGCCCTCTCGGGCCACGACACGATGCTGTTCGTGCTCAGCATCTCGATCGACAATTTCGCAGGCAACTTCGCCGGCACGGCGCTGATTGCCTACATGTCGAGCCTCGCATCGCCCGCCTTCGTGGCGACGCAGTACGCGCTGCTCTCCTCGCTCTACGCGCTGCCCGGCAAGTTCGTGGGCGGCTTCTCGGGCTTCATGGTCGATGCGATGGGCTATCCGATCTTCTTCGCGGCGTCCGCCGGCATCGGCATCCCGGTGGCGCTGCTCTGCCTCGCGCTGATCGCCCTGAAGGAGGGCGCGGCCGAGCCCGAACCGGCTCCGGTGCCGGAGGCCGAGGCGATCGCCGCCAAGGCCTGA
- a CDS encoding PAS domain-containing protein: MTQDSAHSPTIAPATFALAFDTSPTPMLVTDARAPDNPIIWVNDAFLAQTGYARAELVGRNCRMLQGAETDSREVARMRAALAAAEPVAVEILNYRKDGTPFWNGMTINPIRDAAGDIAYFFAAQADMTDKRRAETAMRGTNDELERQVGERTADLEYALAQKTALLHEVDHRVKNNLQVISSLMLLKARRTPEGEARDALQNMAERIGALSTAHRMLYSSGDVAHFNLSDFTGDFLSDLEAGLDPERTRIEARVEPIAVAAAMAAPLSLMIHELTTNAVRHAFPAGRSGRLTVNAHREDETLVLVIADDGVGLAAAPPNPAGFGRTLVDMVVRQLRGSIVWADGTPGTRVEIRVPLRGAA, translated from the coding sequence ATGACGCAGGACAGCGCCCACTCGCCGACGATCGCGCCGGCAACCTTCGCGCTCGCCTTCGACACGAGCCCGACGCCGATGCTCGTGACGGATGCGCGCGCCCCCGACAACCCCATCATCTGGGTCAACGACGCCTTCCTGGCCCAGACCGGCTACGCACGCGCGGAATTGGTCGGCCGCAACTGCCGCATGCTGCAGGGGGCGGAGACGGATAGCCGGGAGGTCGCGCGCATGCGCGCGGCCCTGGCCGCGGCCGAGCCGGTCGCCGTCGAGATCCTGAACTACCGAAAGGACGGCACGCCGTTCTGGAACGGCATGACCATCAACCCGATCCGGGACGCGGCGGGCGACATCGCCTACTTCTTCGCCGCCCAGGCCGACATGACCGACAAGCGCCGGGCGGAGACGGCGATGCGCGGCACCAACGACGAGTTGGAGCGGCAGGTCGGTGAGCGCACCGCCGACCTGGAATACGCGCTGGCCCAGAAGACCGCGCTGCTGCACGAAGTCGATCACCGGGTGAAGAACAACCTGCAGGTGATCTCCTCGCTGATGCTGCTGAAGGCACGCCGCACGCCCGAGGGCGAGGCGCGGGACGCCCTGCAGAACATGGCTGAGCGCATCGGCGCGCTCTCGACGGCGCACCGGATGCTCTACTCGTCCGGCGACGTCGCGCATTTCAATCTCAGCGACTTCACGGGCGACTTCCTCTCCGATCTCGAGGCGGGGCTCGACCCCGAACGCACCCGGATCGAGGCAAGGGTCGAGCCGATCGCGGTGGCGGCGGCGATGGCCGCGCCGCTCTCGCTGATGATCCACGAGCTGACCACGAACGCCGTGCGGCACGCCTTCCCGGCCGGCCGGAGCGGGCGCCTCACCGTGAACGCCCACCGCGAGGACGAGACGCTGGTCCTGGTGATCGCCGACGACGGCGTCGGCCTCGCGGCGGCGCCCCCGAACCCGGCGGGCTTCGGCCGCACCCTGGTCGACATGGTGGTGCGGCAGCTGCGCGGCTCGATCGTCTGGGCCGACGGAACGCCCGGCACCCGTGTGGAGATCCGCGTGCCGCTTCGGGGGGCGGCTTGA
- a CDS encoding response regulator, whose translation MTADSMTADAGPSSSPLRILVVEDEALIALELECLLDDLGYVTVGVACNSSEAIAVGRATAPDVALVDIHLVDGPTGVEVARALAADPRTTVVFMTANAKRIPDDFAGALGVIAKPYSERVVASTLAYVAGCRAGHPPVSCPDGFHPAPAFAAAH comes from the coding sequence ATGACGGCTGACTCCATGACGGCTGACGCTGGACCATCGAGCTCCCCGCTCCGGATTCTCGTGGTCGAGGACGAGGCGCTCATCGCGCTCGAACTCGAATGCCTCTTGGACGATCTGGGCTATGTGACGGTCGGCGTCGCCTGTAATTCCAGCGAGGCCATCGCGGTCGGCCGCGCCACCGCGCCGGACGTGGCGCTCGTCGACATCCACTTGGTCGACGGCCCGACCGGGGTGGAGGTGGCGCGGGCGCTCGCCGCCGACCCGCGCACGACAGTCGTGTTCATGACCGCCAACGCCAAGCGCATCCCGGACGATTTTGCGGGCGCCTTGGGGGTGATCGCGAAGCCCTATTCCGAGCGCGTGGTAGCGAGCACCCTCGCCTACGTGGCGGGCTGCCGCGCCGGCCATCCGCCGGTCTCCTGCCCCGACGGTTTCCACCCCGCACCCGCCTTCGCGGCCGCGCACTGA
- the mutS gene encoding DNA mismatch repair protein MutS, producing MARSTAARQIASSPEAAPAPDLSGATPMMAQYIEIKAANPDCLLFYRMGDFYELFFADAETASRALGIVLTKRGKHGGADIPMCGVPVERADDYLSRLIALGHRVAVCEQTEDPAEAKRRGPKSVVRREVVRLVTPGTITEDRLLDPARANLLLAIGRRKLSETAHAYGLAAVDISTGRFSLSEVSGQELSGAISRHDPREIVLSEALHADPALARVWQETRAAIVPLPQGELEPAAAERRIREQYGVSTLEGFGQFSRAEIAAAGAALLYIARTQLAARPPLQVPTREAGGATLSIDAATRANLELTRTLSGERQGSLLDAIDRTVTANGARLLAEHLAGPLTDLAAIARRQEAVARLAEEPCLRGTLRDTLARAPDIARALSRTGLGRAGPRDLAAIRDGLDVAAALGARLGAEPDLPDALARLARRLARIDADLVETLRAALADELPLNRRDGNFVRAGYHPEIDEARALGQDSRKVIAALQARYAEETGCRTLRIKHNNMLGYFIEVPQSVGEACLKGLMQDFVHRQTMVDAMRFTSVELGELESKISGASDRVLALESAVFEDLAGRVLAGAEAIAETAEALARLDVAASHAELAVELDWRRPVVDDSLSFAVTAGRHPVVEAALRRQGEAFIANDCDLSGDTRGRIRLITGPNMGGKSTFLRQNALIAVLAQIGSFVPAAEARIGRVDRLFSRVGAADDLARGHSTFMVEMVETAAILNQATRRSLVILDEIGRGTATFDGLSIAWACLEHLHESNACRALFATHFHELTALGQRLARLDNATLKVAEHRGEVVFLHEVVPGVAERSYGLQVARLAGLPAAVVARAGAILKGLEKAEHDRPGRPRIDDLPLFAALAPPPPPPEPEPADDALGLLLDAIDPDALTPREALDALYRLKRARAEA from the coding sequence ATGGCCCGCAGCACCGCCGCCCGTCAGATCGCCAGCAGCCCGGAGGCGGCGCCCGCGCCCGACCTCTCCGGCGCGACGCCCATGATGGCGCAGTACATCGAGATCAAGGCGGCCAACCCGGACTGCCTGCTGTTCTACCGGATGGGCGACTTCTACGAGCTGTTCTTCGCCGACGCGGAGACGGCCTCGCGGGCGCTCGGCATCGTGCTGACGAAGCGGGGCAAGCACGGCGGCGCCGACATCCCGATGTGCGGCGTGCCGGTGGAGCGGGCCGACGACTATCTCAGCCGCCTGATCGCCCTCGGCCACCGCGTCGCGGTCTGCGAGCAGACGGAGGATCCGGCCGAGGCCAAGCGCCGGGGCCCGAAATCGGTGGTGCGGCGCGAGGTCGTGCGGCTCGTCACCCCCGGCACCATCACGGAGGACCGGCTGCTCGATCCGGCGCGGGCGAACCTGCTGCTCGCCATCGGCCGCCGCAAGCTCTCGGAGACCGCCCACGCCTACGGGCTCGCGGCGGTGGACATCTCGACCGGGCGATTCTCGCTGAGCGAGGTCTCGGGCCAGGAACTCTCCGGCGCGATCAGCCGGCACGACCCGCGCGAGATCGTGCTCTCCGAAGCGCTCCACGCCGACCCGGCTCTGGCGCGCGTCTGGCAGGAGACCCGCGCGGCAATCGTGCCGCTGCCGCAGGGCGAGTTGGAGCCGGCCGCAGCCGAGCGGCGCATCCGCGAGCAGTACGGCGTCTCGACGCTGGAGGGCTTCGGCCAGTTCAGCCGGGCCGAGATCGCGGCGGCGGGCGCCGCACTCCTCTACATCGCCCGTACGCAGCTCGCCGCGCGGCCGCCGCTCCAAGTGCCGACCCGCGAGGCCGGCGGGGCGACGCTCAGCATCGACGCGGCGACGCGGGCCAATCTCGAACTCACCCGCACGCTCTCCGGCGAGCGCCAGGGCAGCCTGCTCGACGCCATCGACCGAACCGTGACGGCGAACGGCGCGCGGCTGCTGGCCGAGCACCTGGCCGGCCCGCTCACGGACCTCGCCGCCATCGCGCGCCGGCAGGAGGCGGTGGCCCGCCTCGCCGAGGAGCCGTGCTTGCGCGGGACCTTGCGCGACACGCTCGCCCGCGCGCCCGACATCGCCCGGGCCCTGTCGCGCACGGGCCTCGGCCGGGCGGGGCCCCGCGACCTCGCGGCGATCCGCGACGGCCTCGACGTGGCGGCGGCGCTCGGGGCTCGGCTCGGCGCGGAGCCCGACCTGCCCGACGCCCTGGCGCGGCTCGCGCGGCGGCTCGCCCGGATCGACGCCGACCTCGTGGAGACCCTGCGGGCGGCGCTCGCCGACGAGCTGCCGCTGAACCGCCGCGACGGCAATTTCGTGCGGGCCGGCTACCACCCCGAGATCGACGAGGCACGGGCGCTGGGCCAGGATTCGCGCAAGGTCATCGCGGCGCTCCAGGCCCGCTACGCCGAGGAGACGGGCTGCCGCACGCTCCGGATCAAGCACAACAACATGCTCGGCTACTTCATCGAGGTGCCGCAATCGGTGGGCGAGGCCTGCCTCAAGGGGCTGATGCAGGACTTCGTGCACCGCCAGACCATGGTGGACGCGATGCGCTTCACCAGCGTGGAACTCGGCGAGCTCGAATCGAAGATCTCCGGCGCCTCCGACCGGGTGCTGGCGCTGGAGAGCGCGGTGTTCGAGGATCTTGCGGGCCGCGTGCTGGCGGGCGCCGAGGCCATCGCCGAGACCGCGGAGGCGCTGGCCCGGCTCGACGTGGCGGCGAGCCACGCGGAGCTCGCGGTCGAGCTCGACTGGCGCCGCCCGGTGGTGGACGATTCCCTGAGCTTCGCGGTGACGGCCGGGCGTCACCCGGTGGTCGAGGCGGCGTTGCGGCGCCAGGGCGAGGCCTTCATCGCCAACGATTGCGACCTCTCGGGCGACACGCGCGGGCGGATCCGCCTGATCACCGGCCCGAACATGGGCGGCAAATCGACCTTCCTGCGCCAGAACGCGCTCATCGCGGTGCTGGCGCAGATCGGCAGCTTCGTGCCGGCGGCCGAGGCCCGGATCGGGCGGGTCGACCGGCTGTTCTCACGGGTCGGGGCGGCCGACGACCTCGCGCGCGGCCACTCGACCTTCATGGTCGAGATGGTCGAGACCGCCGCGATCCTGAACCAGGCGACCCGGCGCTCGCTGGTCATCCTCGACGAGATCGGGCGAGGCACCGCGACCTTCGACGGGCTCTCGATCGCCTGGGCCTGCCTGGAGCACCTGCACGAGTCGAACGCCTGCCGGGCGCTGTTCGCCACGCATTTCCACGAGCTGACGGCGCTCGGCCAGCGGCTGGCCCGGCTCGACAACGCGACCCTCAAGGTGGCCGAGCACCGGGGCGAGGTGGTGTTCCTGCACGAGGTGGTGCCGGGCGTGGCCGAGCGCAGCTACGGCCTGCAGGTCGCCCGCCTCGCCGGGCTCCCCGCCGCCGTGGTGGCGCGGGCCGGCGCGATCCTGAAGGGCCTGGAGAAGGCCGAGCACGACCGTCCCGGCCGCCCGCGCATCGACGACCTGCCGCTCTTCGCCGCCCTCGCGCCGCCGCCCCCGCCGCCCGAGCCAGAACCGGCGGACGACGCGCTGGGGCTCCTCCTGGACGCGATCGACCCGGACGCGCTCACGCCGCGGGAGGCGCTGGACGCGCTCTATCGCCTCAAGCGGGCGCGGGCCGAGGCCTGA
- the hrpB gene encoding ATP-dependent helicase HrpB codes for MAPTPSSSLPIDAVLPRLRAALAERASAVLVAPPGAGKTTRVPLDLLDAPWLGDRRVILLEPRRLAARAAAERMAATLGERVGDTVGLRVRLGSKISGRTRIEVVTEGVFTRMILDDPELARFGAVLFDEFHERSLDADLGLALALDAQGALREDLRVLVMSATLDGARVAGLLGDAPVIASEGRAFPVETRYVERDPNLRIEAAMADLILRALRADPGSVLAFLPGQAEIRRVAEALEGRVGPEVDVAPLYGALTPAEQDRAVSPAARGRRKVVLATSIAETSLTIEGVRIVVDSGLARVPHYEPGLGLTRLVTVRASRASVDQRRGRAGRTEPGVCWRLWSEAATGALDPFGRPEILAADLAGLVLDCAAWGVADLTTLAFLDAPPAPALREARAMLADLDALDADGRLTAAGRRLRALPLPPRLARMLVSAADRGQARAAADLAAVLVERGLGGDAVDLAERLDRFRRDRGQRAADMRRLGAGWAKLAGGNDAAEPADIGSLLALAYPDRVAKGRGRDGEFVMANGRAGRLDPAAALAREPFVVVADLAGAAGNARILAAAAIALESIEAGFADRIVAATQVSFDPQARALRARALRRLGAITLGERTLPVPADLESAAILARGVVGLGLDRLPWTPALRQWLARARFLHAAEGEPWPDLSDAVLAATAADWLAPEIVGRTGLDAITADDLGRALHGLLDWSLRARMDAAAPTHVEVPTGSRIPVDYEAEGGPVLAVRVQELFGLDRHPSAGGRPLVLHLLSPAQRPIQITRDLPGFWRGSWAAVRTEMRGRYPRHPWPEDPLAEAPTRRAKPRGT; via the coding sequence ATGGCCCCGACCCCTTCGTCCTCCCTGCCGATCGACGCGGTGCTGCCGCGCCTGCGCGCGGCCCTGGCGGAACGCGCGAGCGCCGTGCTGGTCGCTCCGCCGGGCGCCGGCAAGACCACCCGTGTGCCGCTCGACCTTCTCGACGCGCCCTGGCTCGGCGACCGGCGCGTCATCCTGCTGGAGCCGCGGCGCCTCGCCGCCCGCGCGGCGGCCGAGCGCATGGCCGCGACGCTCGGCGAGCGCGTCGGCGACACGGTCGGCCTGCGCGTGCGCCTCGGTTCGAAGATCTCGGGCCGCACCCGGATCGAGGTGGTGACCGAGGGCGTGTTCACCCGGATGATCCTCGACGATCCAGAACTCGCGCGCTTCGGCGCCGTGCTGTTCGACGAGTTCCACGAGCGCTCGCTCGACGCCGATCTCGGCCTCGCGCTCGCCCTCGACGCGCAGGGCGCCCTGCGGGAGGACCTGCGGGTGCTGGTGATGTCGGCGACCCTCGACGGGGCGCGGGTCGCGGGGCTCCTGGGCGACGCGCCCGTGATCGCCTCGGAGGGCCGCGCCTTCCCGGTCGAGACCCGCTACGTCGAGCGCGACCCGAACCTGCGGATCGAGGCGGCAATGGCCGACCTGATCCTCAGGGCGCTGCGGGCCGATCCCGGCTCGGTCCTCGCCTTCCTGCCGGGCCAGGCCGAGATCCGCCGGGTGGCGGAGGCGCTCGAGGGACGCGTCGGGCCGGAGGTCGACGTGGCGCCGCTCTACGGGGCCCTGACCCCGGCCGAGCAGGACCGGGCTGTCTCTCCGGCCGCGCGCGGCCGTCGCAAGGTGGTACTCGCGACCTCGATCGCGGAGACATCGCTGACCATCGAGGGCGTGCGCATCGTGGTCGATTCCGGCCTTGCCCGGGTACCCCACTACGAGCCCGGCCTCGGGCTCACCCGCCTCGTGACCGTGCGCGCCTCGCGCGCCTCGGTCGACCAGCGCCGGGGCCGCGCTGGCCGCACCGAGCCCGGCGTGTGCTGGCGCCTCTGGTCCGAGGCCGCGACCGGCGCGCTCGACCCGTTCGGGCGGCCCGAGATCCTGGCGGCGGACCTGGCCGGGCTGGTGCTCGATTGCGCCGCCTGGGGCGTGGCCGACCTGACCACCCTCGCCTTTCTCGACGCGCCGCCCGCGCCCGCGCTCCGCGAGGCGCGGGCGATGCTCGCCGACCTCGACGCCCTCGACGCGGACGGGCGCCTGACCGCCGCCGGCCGGCGCCTGCGCGCCCTGCCGCTGCCGCCGCGCCTCGCCCGCATGCTGGTGAGCGCCGCCGATCGCGGGCAGGCCCGCGCCGCCGCGGATCTCGCCGCCGTGCTGGTCGAGCGGGGACTCGGGGGCGACGCGGTCGATCTCGCCGAGCGGCTGGACCGCTTCCGCCGCGACCGCGGCCAGCGCGCCGCCGACATGCGGCGGCTCGGCGCCGGCTGGGCGAAGCTCGCGGGCGGGAATGATGCCGCCGAACCCGCCGACATCGGCTCGCTCCTGGCCCTCGCCTATCCGGACCGGGTCGCGAAGGGGCGCGGGCGGGACGGCGAGTTCGTGATGGCGAACGGCCGGGCCGGGCGCCTCGACCCCGCTGCCGCGCTGGCGCGCGAGCCGTTCGTCGTAGTCGCCGACCTCGCGGGCGCGGCCGGCAATGCCCGCATTCTCGCCGCCGCCGCGATCGCCCTGGAGTCGATCGAGGCCGGGTTCGCCGACCGCATCGTGGCGGCCACGCAGGTGAGCTTCGATCCGCAGGCCCGGGCGCTGCGCGCCCGCGCCCTGCGGCGGCTCGGTGCGATCACGCTGGGCGAGCGCACCCTGCCGGTGCCGGCCGACCTGGAGTCGGCCGCGATCCTCGCCCGCGGCGTCGTCGGGCTCGGCCTCGATCGCCTGCCCTGGACGCCCGCCCTGCGGCAATGGCTCGCCCGCGCCCGTTTCCTGCACGCGGCCGAGGGCGAGCCCTGGCCGGACCTCTCCGACGCGGTGCTCGCCGCGACGGCGGCGGACTGGCTCGCCCCGGAGATCGTCGGCCGCACCGGCCTCGACGCGATCACGGCGGACGATCTGGGCCGCGCGCTGCACGGTCTGCTCGACTGGTCCTTGCGTGCCCGCATGGACGCGGCGGCGCCGACCCATGTGGAGGTGCCGACCGGCTCGCGCATCCCGGTCGATTACGAGGCGGAAGGCGGCCCGGTGCTCGCCGTGCGGGTGCAGGAGCTGTTCGGTCTCGACCGGCATCCCTCGGCCGGCGGACGGCCCCTCGTGCTCCACCTGCTCTCACCGGCCCAGCGCCCGATCCAGATCACCCGCGACCTGCCGGGCTTCTGGCGCGGGTCCTGGGCCGCGGTGCGGACCGAGATGCGCGGGCGCTACCCACGCCATCCCTGGCCGGAGGACCCACTAGCCGAGGCGCCGACCCGGCGGGCCAAGCCACGGGGGACGTGA
- a CDS encoding PaaI family thioesterase: MSDAPDTFDAPAGWELIRDSGFIAHVGPVYRRADGAYAFRAAEKHANLIRVVHGGMLMSFADRALGETAMAAADGANCVTVQMEMQFIDAARLGDWIETRPEVLRRTGSLVFLRTDLMAAERRVAYASGVWKILRRRPDAAGA; encoded by the coding sequence ATGAGCGATGCCCCTGACACATTCGACGCGCCCGCCGGCTGGGAGCTTATCCGCGATTCCGGCTTCATCGCCCATGTCGGCCCGGTCTATCGCCGGGCGGATGGGGCCTACGCCTTCCGGGCGGCGGAGAAGCACGCCAACCTGATCCGGGTCGTGCACGGCGGCATGCTGATGAGCTTCGCCGATCGGGCGCTCGGCGAGACCGCGATGGCGGCGGCCGACGGGGCCAACTGCGTCACCGTGCAGATGGAGATGCAGTTCATCGACGCGGCCCGGCTCGGCGACTGGATCGAGACCCGGCCGGAGGTTCTGCGGCGCACCGGCTCGCTGGTCTTCCTGCGCACCGACCTCATGGCGGCCGAGCGACGGGTTGCGTACGCCTCGGGCGTCTGGAAGATCCTGCGCCGCCGGCCCGATGCCGCGGGCGCCTGA
- a CDS encoding DUF1285 domain-containing protein, producing the protein MSATTDAPGDPTLARLSAALAGLPKRGPAPVHLWDPPYCGAIDIRIAADGTWFHNGSPIRRERMVRLFASILRAEPDGAIRMVTPVESVGITVDDAPFVAVEMAVEGDGADRRISFRTNVDDLVAVGPDHPLRFEQAEGGALKPYLLVRGGLWALVSRALTYDLVAMAEERALDGRPWLGLQAGGLFHPIAPAEAA; encoded by the coding sequence ATGTCCGCCACGACCGACGCTCCAGGAGACCCGACGCTCGCCCGGCTCAGCGCAGCCCTGGCGGGCCTGCCGAAGCGCGGGCCCGCGCCGGTCCACCTCTGGGACCCGCCCTATTGCGGGGCGATCGACATCCGCATCGCCGCCGACGGCACGTGGTTCCACAACGGCAGCCCGATCCGCCGCGAGCGGATGGTCCGGCTGTTCGCCTCGATCCTGCGGGCGGAGCCGGACGGCGCCATCCGCATGGTCACGCCGGTCGAGAGCGTGGGCATCACCGTTGATGACGCGCCGTTCGTGGCCGTCGAGATGGCGGTGGAGGGGGACGGCGCGGACCGCCGCATCAGCTTCCGGACCAACGTGGACGACCTCGTCGCGGTCGGGCCCGATCACCCGCTGCGCTTCGAGCAGGCGGAGGGGGGTGCGCTGAAGCCCTACCTTCTGGTGCGCGGCGGCCTCTGGGCCCTGGTGAGCCGGGCGCTGACCTACGACCTCGTTGCGATGGCCGAGGAGCGCGCGCTCGACGGCCGGCCCTGGCTCGGCCTCCAGGCCGGCGGCCTGTTCCACCCCATCGCGCCCGCCGAGGCGGCGTGA
- a CDS encoding CoA pyrophosphatase, with protein sequence MSLDRAGFLAACAEHLARVPPGPDDPTSNPRGDHSLDPDGSAVVPPPPHRRAAVLVPVVARPEGLVLVLTQRAAHLRDHSGQVALPGGKIEPGESPLDAALREAREEIGLAPEAVRPLGYLDPYLSGTGFLVTPVIGLVDAEAAFRPNPDEVADVFEVPLAFLMEAARYELRAREWQGRTRYFYALPFGGRLIWGVTAGILHNLRERLAR encoded by the coding sequence GTGAGCCTCGATCGCGCCGGCTTCCTCGCGGCCTGTGCCGAGCACCTCGCGCGGGTGCCGCCCGGCCCCGACGACCCGACCTCGAATCCGCGCGGCGACCACAGCCTGGACCCGGACGGCAGCGCCGTGGTCCCGCCTCCGCCCCATCGCCGCGCCGCCGTGCTGGTGCCGGTGGTGGCGCGCCCCGAGGGCCTGGTCCTCGTCCTCACCCAGCGCGCCGCGCATCTGCGCGACCATTCCGGGCAGGTCGCCCTGCCGGGCGGCAAGATCGAGCCGGGCGAGAGCCCGCTCGACGCGGCGCTCCGCGAGGCCCGCGAGGAGATCGGGCTCGCCCCGGAGGCCGTGCGCCCGCTCGGCTACCTCGACCCCTATCTCTCGGGCACTGGCTTTCTCGTGACCCCGGTGATCGGGCTGGTCGATGCGGAGGCGGCCTTCCGGCCGAACCCGGACGAGGTGGCCGACGTTTTCGAGGTGCCCCTCGCCTTCCTGATGGAGGCGGCGCGCTACGAGTTGCGCGCCCGCGAATGGCAGGGGCGCACCCGGTACTTCTACGCCCTCCCCTTCGGCGGGCGCCTGATCTGGGGCGTCACCGCCGGCATCCTGCACAACTTGCGCGAACGGCTCGCGCGTTAG